The following proteins are encoded in a genomic region of Protaetiibacter sp. SSC-01:
- a CDS encoding F0F1 ATP synthase subunit gamma yields the protein MGAQLRVYRQKIRSAQTTKKITRAMELIAASRIQKALQRVSASAPYARAVTRAVSAVATYSNVSHVLTTEPEVIRRAAVVVFTSDRGLAGAFNANVLRESEELTKLLTEQGKEVVHYVVGRRGVSYFNFRKRTPERAWIGDTDTPSFSTAQEIGEEIVARFVQPTDEGGVDEIHIVYNRFVSMLTQQPEVVRLLPLEIVEGVEEPGDAEIFPLYEFEPEPDAVLDALLPVYIESRIFNALLQSAASKQAATQKAMKSASDNADKLIRDYTRLANNARQAEITQQISEIVGGADALGSAK from the coding sequence ATGGGAGCCCAGCTTCGGGTCTACCGGCAGAAGATCCGCTCTGCCCAGACGACCAAGAAGATCACCCGTGCCATGGAGCTGATCGCGGCGAGCCGCATCCAGAAGGCGCTCCAGCGGGTGTCGGCGTCCGCGCCGTACGCCCGCGCGGTGACGCGCGCCGTCTCGGCGGTCGCCACGTACTCGAACGTGAGCCACGTGCTCACGACCGAGCCCGAGGTCATCCGCCGCGCAGCGGTCGTCGTCTTCACCTCCGACCGCGGTCTCGCGGGCGCGTTCAACGCGAACGTGCTGCGCGAGAGCGAGGAGCTCACCAAGCTGCTCACCGAGCAGGGCAAGGAGGTCGTCCACTACGTGGTCGGCCGCCGCGGTGTGAGCTACTTCAACTTCCGCAAGCGCACTCCGGAGCGCGCGTGGATCGGCGACACCGACACCCCCTCGTTCTCGACCGCACAGGAGATCGGCGAGGAGATCGTCGCCCGCTTCGTGCAGCCGACGGACGAGGGCGGCGTGGACGAGATCCACATCGTCTACAACCGCTTCGTGTCGATGCTCACGCAGCAGCCCGAGGTCGTGCGCCTCCTGCCGCTCGAGATCGTCGAGGGGGTCGAGGAGCCCGGCGACGCCGAGATCTTCCCGCTCTACGAGTTCGAGCCGGAGCCCGACGCGGTGCTCGACGCCCTGCTTCCGGTCTACATCGAGTCGCGCATCTTCAACGCGCTCCTGCAGTCCGCGGCCTCCAAGCAGGCCGCCACGCAGAAGGCGATGAAGTCCGCGAGCGACAACGCCGACAAGCTCATCCGCGACTACACCCGCCTCGCGAACAACGCGCGCCAGGCGGAGATCACCCAGCAGATTTCCGAGATCGTGGGCGGCGCTGACGCCCTGGGCTCGGCGAAGTAA
- the atpD gene encoding F0F1 ATP synthase subunit beta: protein MATATKKATASEAPAAGGVGRVARVTGPVVDIEFPHDAIPEIYNALHTDITIGDSTTTITLEVAQHLGDDLIRAIALKPTDGIVRGQEVRDTGAAISVPVGDVTKGKVFNVTGEVLNGAPGETIEVSERWPIHRKPPAFDQLESKTQLFETGIKVIDLLTPYVQGGKIGLFGGAGVGKTVLIQEMIQRVAQDHGGVSVFAGVGERTREGNDLIHEMEEAGVFDKTALVFGQMDEPPGTRLRVALSALTMAEYFRDVQKQDVLLFIDNIFRFTQAGSEVSTLLGRMPSAVGYQPNLADEMGILQERITSTRGHSITSLQAIYVPADDYTDPAPATTFAHLDATTELSREIASKGLYPAVDPLTSTSRIMDPRYLGEDHYRVATSVKAILQKNKELQEIIAILGVDELSEEDKITVSRARRIQQFLSQNTYMAKKFTGVEGSTVPLRDTIESFDAIVRGDFDHVAEQAFFNVGSISDVEERWAQIQKENG from the coding sequence ATGGCTACCGCTACCAAGAAGGCAACGGCGTCGGAGGCTCCCGCCGCGGGCGGCGTCGGACGCGTCGCGCGCGTCACGGGCCCCGTCGTCGACATCGAGTTCCCGCACGACGCGATCCCCGAGATCTACAACGCGCTGCACACCGACATCACGATCGGCGACTCCACCACGACGATCACGCTCGAGGTCGCGCAGCACCTCGGCGACGACCTGATCCGCGCGATCGCGCTCAAGCCGACCGACGGCATCGTCCGCGGCCAGGAGGTGCGCGACACCGGCGCCGCCATCTCGGTGCCCGTCGGCGACGTCACCAAGGGCAAGGTCTTCAACGTCACGGGCGAGGTGCTCAACGGCGCCCCCGGCGAGACCATCGAGGTGAGCGAGCGCTGGCCGATCCACCGCAAGCCCCCGGCCTTCGACCAGCTCGAGTCGAAGACGCAGCTCTTCGAGACCGGCATCAAGGTCATCGACCTCCTCACCCCCTACGTGCAGGGTGGCAAGATCGGCCTTTTCGGTGGTGCGGGCGTCGGCAAGACCGTCCTCATCCAGGAGATGATCCAGCGCGTCGCGCAGGACCACGGTGGTGTGTCGGTGTTCGCCGGCGTCGGCGAGCGCACCCGTGAGGGCAACGACCTCATCCACGAGATGGAGGAGGCGGGCGTCTTCGACAAGACCGCGCTCGTCTTCGGCCAGATGGACGAGCCCCCGGGAACGCGTCTGCGCGTCGCCCTCTCGGCGCTCACGATGGCCGAGTACTTCCGCGACGTGCAGAAGCAGGACGTGCTCCTCTTCATCGACAACATCTTCCGCTTCACGCAGGCGGGTTCCGAGGTGTCGACGCTGCTCGGCCGCATGCCCTCCGCGGTGGGCTACCAGCCGAACCTCGCCGACGAGATGGGCATCCTCCAGGAGCGCATCACCTCGACGCGCGGTCACTCGATCACCTCGCTGCAGGCGATCTACGTGCCGGCCGACGACTACACCGACCCGGCCCCGGCGACGACCTTCGCGCACCTCGACGCGACGACCGAGCTCTCGCGTGAGATCGCGTCGAAGGGTCTGTACCCGGCGGTCGACCCGCTGACGTCGACCTCGCGCATCATGGACCCGCGCTACCTGGGCGAGGACCACTACCGCGTCGCCACCTCGGTGAAGGCGATCCTCCAGAAGAACAAGGAGCTCCAGGAGATCATCGCGATCCTCGGTGTCGACGAGCTCTCCGAAGAGGACAAGATCACCGTCTCGCGCGCGCGTCGCATCCAGCAGTTCCTCTCGCAGAACACCTACATGGCGAAGAAGTTCACGGGCGTCGAGGGTTCGACCGTCCCGCTGCGCGACACCATCGAGTCGTTCGACGCGATCGTGCGCGGTGACTTCGACCATGTCGCCGAGCAGGCCTTCTTCAACGTGGGCTCGATCTCGGACGTCGAGGAGCGCTGGGCGCAGATCCAGAAGGAGAACGGCTGA
- a CDS encoding F0F1 ATP synthase subunit epsilon, with amino-acid sequence MALNVAVVSAERELWSGEATQVVARTTEGEIGILSGHEPVLAILAPGESRVTATDGTVVTARLEDGFLSVQGDTVTLVAGNAELV; translated from the coding sequence ATGGCGCTCAACGTCGCCGTCGTCTCGGCGGAGCGCGAGCTGTGGTCGGGCGAGGCCACGCAGGTCGTCGCCCGCACCACGGAGGGCGAGATCGGCATCCTGTCCGGTCACGAGCCCGTGCTCGCGATCCTCGCGCCGGGGGAGTCGCGGGTCACCGCGACCGACGGCACCGTCGTCACCGCGCGCCTCGAGGACGGGTTCCTCTCGGTTCAGGGTGACACGGTCACCCTCGTCGCGGGCAACGCCGAGCTCGTCTGA
- a CDS encoding ATP-binding protein: MLIVMAGLPAAGKSTIAEVVGNRMGVPVVSVDPIEAAILSAGIDADQPTGLAAYLVAEAFADAVLTGGGSIIVDAVNAVNPAREQWVKLAERQKAELRFIEVICSDGELHGERLAARTARLEKTALPGAFAVEQSLDEWEDWSGASGAIARITLDSVEPLGINVERAIAFLQR, from the coding sequence ATGCTCATCGTGATGGCGGGCCTCCCGGCAGCCGGGAAGAGCACGATCGCCGAAGTGGTCGGCAACCGCATGGGAGTGCCGGTCGTGTCGGTCGACCCGATCGAGGCGGCGATCCTCTCCGCGGGGATCGACGCCGACCAGCCGACCGGGCTCGCGGCGTACCTCGTCGCGGAGGCGTTCGCCGACGCCGTGCTGACCGGCGGCGGCAGCATCATCGTCGACGCCGTGAACGCGGTGAACCCCGCGCGCGAGCAATGGGTGAAGCTCGCAGAGCGCCAGAAGGCCGAGCTGCGCTTCATCGAGGTGATCTGCTCCGATGGCGAGCTGCACGGCGAGCGTCTCGCCGCGCGCACCGCGCGTCTGGAGAAGACCGCGCTGCCCGGTGCCTTCGCCGTCGAGCAGAGCCTCGACGAGTGGGAGGACTGGTCGGGCGCGAGCGGCGCGATCGCCCGCATCACGCTCGACTCGGTCGAGCCGCTCGGCATCAACGTGGAACGCGCGATCGCGTTCCTGCAGCGCTGA
- a CDS encoding YaaA family protein — translation MLILLPPSETKREGGAEGSGLDLNALGFAGLASARRTALDALEELASDPEASAKALKLGKTQAHEAERNRRIRTSPVMPALDRYDGVLYDALDGATLDRSARGFAHRHVAIASALFGITRALDPIPAYRLSADSRLPGVPLKKLWAPAISTELAREPGLVLDLRSEAYASLGPVPSRPDSVFVRVVTEDGGRRRALNHFNKAGKGRLTRALVLAGIDHPDVDALLAWAASEGIRLEPGAPGELDLVV, via the coding sequence GTGCTGATCCTGCTGCCGCCCTCCGAGACCAAGCGGGAGGGCGGAGCCGAGGGGAGCGGGCTCGACCTGAACGCGCTCGGCTTCGCCGGGCTGGCATCCGCTCGTCGCACCGCGCTCGACGCCCTCGAGGAGCTCGCGAGCGACCCGGAGGCGTCGGCGAAGGCGCTCAAGCTCGGCAAGACGCAGGCGCACGAGGCGGAGCGCAACCGCCGCATCCGCACCTCGCCCGTCATGCCGGCGCTCGACCGCTACGACGGTGTGCTCTACGACGCCCTCGATGGCGCGACCCTCGACCGCAGCGCACGCGGGTTCGCCCACCGGCACGTCGCGATCGCCTCCGCGCTCTTCGGGATCACGCGCGCGCTCGACCCGATCCCCGCGTACCGCCTCTCCGCCGACTCGCGCCTGCCCGGTGTGCCGCTCAAGAAGCTGTGGGCGCCCGCGATCTCGACCGAGCTCGCCCGGGAGCCGGGGCTCGTGCTCGACCTGCGGTCGGAGGCGTACGCCTCTCTCGGCCCCGTTCCGTCGCGCCCGGATTCGGTGTTCGTGCGCGTCGTGACGGAGGACGGCGGGCGCCGTCGGGCGCTCAACCACTTCAACAAGGCGGGCAAGGGGCGCCTCACCCGCGCACTTGTGCTCGCGGGGATCGACCACCCGGACGTGGACGCGCTGCTCGCCTGGGCGGCGTCGGAGGGCATCCGACTGGAGCCGGGCGCGCCGGGAGAACTCGACCTCGTGGTGTGA
- a CDS encoding DNA-3-methyladenine glycosylase I, with amino-acid sequence MSRADVVVGDDGRARCGWVGHDAEYRRYHDEEWGHALHGDRPLFEKMSLEGFQAGLSWITILRRRSTFRAAFHDFDYAAVAEFGDDDIARLLADTGIIRNRAKIEATISNARVTRELVADDPGALDRLIWSFAPEPGARPSALADIPAVTPEATALSKALKKQGYRFVGPTTMYALMQSAGLVDDHVAGCWRAEG; translated from the coding sequence GTGAGCCGCGCCGACGTCGTCGTGGGCGACGACGGACGAGCGCGCTGCGGCTGGGTCGGCCACGACGCGGAGTACCGCCGCTATCACGACGAGGAATGGGGCCACGCGCTGCACGGCGACCGGCCCCTCTTCGAGAAGATGTCGCTCGAGGGGTTCCAGGCGGGGCTCTCCTGGATCACGATCCTCCGCCGGCGGTCCACCTTCCGCGCCGCGTTCCACGACTTCGACTACGCGGCGGTCGCCGAGTTCGGTGACGACGACATCGCACGCCTCCTGGCCGACACGGGCATCATCCGCAACCGCGCCAAGATCGAAGCGACCATCTCGAACGCGCGCGTGACGCGCGAACTCGTCGCGGACGATCCAGGAGCGCTCGACCGGCTCATCTGGTCGTTCGCGCCCGAGCCGGGCGCGCGACCGAGCGCACTCGCCGACATCCCCGCGGTGACGCCCGAGGCCACGGCCCTCAGCAAGGCGCTCAAGAAGCAGGGCTACCGCTTCGTCGGCCCCACGACGATGTACGCCCTCATGCAGTCGGCCGGCCTCGTCGACGACCACGTCGCCGGCTGCTGGCGCGCCGAGGGCTGA
- a CDS encoding methylated-DNA--[protein]-cysteine S-methyltransferase, whose protein sequence is MTTPDTASVAPASEPVYDPATTPVPVPAHPVALERLDSPIGRIEVVSDGAAIIALSIERDGLLPHDELAERPDDVTRLAVAQLREYFAGARREFDVPVTLHGTEFQLDVWERLVELQWGEVVSYGELGRSTGRPTAGRAVGGAVGANPVPIIVPCHRVLGSTGVITGYSGGEGIPTKSWLLDHENIPHRVPRLMRPEEAPTLDIPGAESAA, encoded by the coding sequence ATGACCACGCCCGACACCGCATCCGTCGCCCCGGCTTCCGAGCCGGTCTACGATCCGGCCACCACCCCGGTGCCCGTGCCCGCGCACCCGGTCGCCCTCGAGCGTCTCGACAGCCCGATCGGGCGCATCGAGGTCGTGAGCGACGGCGCCGCGATCATCGCCCTGTCGATCGAACGCGATGGGCTCCTCCCCCACGACGAGCTCGCGGAGCGACCCGACGACGTCACGCGGCTCGCGGTCGCGCAGCTCCGCGAGTACTTCGCGGGGGCGCGCCGGGAGTTCGACGTGCCCGTCACACTTCACGGCACCGAGTTCCAGCTCGACGTGTGGGAGCGGCTCGTGGAGCTGCAGTGGGGCGAGGTCGTCTCCTACGGCGAGCTCGGACGCAGCACGGGCCGGCCCACGGCGGGCCGCGCCGTCGGAGGCGCCGTCGGCGCCAACCCCGTGCCGATCATCGTCCCGTGCCACCGCGTGCTCGGCTCCACGGGCGTCATCACGGGCTACTCCGGTGGCGAGGGCATCCCGACGAAGTCGTGGCTCCTCGACCACGAGAACATCCCGCACCGCGTGCCGCGTCTCATGCGGCCCGAGGAGGCGCCGACGCTCGACATCCCGGGCGCGGAGTCGGCCGCGTGA
- a CDS encoding aldo/keto reductase: MQTRELGTSGILVSVVGLGCNNLGRSGTRTETQEGATAVVHAALDAGVTLFDTADMYGATFGLSETLLGQALRGRRDEAVVATKFGHQQFPTPLADIGPRGGRAYIRAAVEGSLARLQTDRIDLYQLHTPDPVTPIEETLGALDELVREGKVRAIGHSNLDGDAIRAADDAATELGTARFVTAQNEYSLLARGAEADVLPAVRERGLGFLPFFPLANGLFTGKFSRAERPADSRIARQRPHIADQAPWDAIEAFEAFAAERGIGILEATFGWLLSRPELSSVIAGATKPEQVVANVRAGDGWRPTSDEVAAIDALFPAA, translated from the coding sequence ATGCAGACGCGCGAACTCGGCACATCCGGCATCCTCGTCTCCGTCGTCGGCCTCGGCTGCAACAACCTGGGACGCAGCGGCACCCGCACCGAGACGCAGGAGGGGGCGACCGCCGTCGTGCACGCCGCGCTCGACGCGGGGGTGACGCTCTTCGACACGGCCGACATGTACGGCGCGACGTTCGGCCTGAGCGAGACGCTGCTCGGGCAGGCCCTCCGCGGCCGTCGCGACGAGGCGGTCGTCGCGACCAAGTTCGGCCACCAGCAGTTCCCGACCCCGCTCGCCGACATCGGCCCGCGCGGCGGCCGCGCGTACATCCGCGCCGCCGTCGAGGGCTCGCTCGCGCGCCTGCAGACCGACCGCATCGACCTCTACCAGCTGCACACGCCCGATCCCGTGACGCCCATCGAGGAGACCCTCGGCGCGCTCGACGAGCTCGTGCGCGAGGGCAAGGTGCGCGCCATCGGGCATTCGAACCTCGACGGCGACGCCATCCGCGCGGCCGACGACGCGGCCACCGAGCTCGGCACGGCGCGCTTCGTCACGGCGCAGAACGAGTACAGCCTCCTCGCGCGCGGCGCCGAGGCGGATGTGCTGCCCGCCGTGCGCGAGCGCGGCCTCGGCTTCCTGCCGTTCTTCCCCCTCGCGAACGGGCTCTTCACGGGCAAGTTCAGCCGCGCCGAGCGCCCGGCCGACAGCCGCATCGCGCGGCAGCGCCCGCACATCGCCGACCAGGCGCCCTGGGACGCGATCGAGGCCTTCGAGGCCTTCGCGGCCGAGCGGGGCATCGGCATCCTCGAGGCGACCTTCGGCTGGCTGCTGTCGCGGCCGGAGCTCTCGAGCGTCATCGCGGGCGCGACGAAGCCCGAGCAGGTCGTCGCCAATGTGCGCGCGGGCGACGGATGGCGCCCCACGTCCGATGAGGTGGCCGCGATCGACGCGCTCTTCCCGGCTGCGTAG
- a CDS encoding FAD-binding oxidoreductase, with amino-acid sequence MTDAPTAGYRALSYWHDSVAAAGDALERRPGLDGDADADVVIVGGGLTGLWTAWYLSEREPDARILVLEKEIAGFGASGRNGGWCSALFPRSTASLAKKHGRDAALAMRRAMIDTVDEVGRASVEAGIDCDYVRAGTVVYARSAVQERAARAEVADAAEWGVDELEWWGPERVAAVGAVGGVYDPACARLHPAKLVRGLAAAVEARGVRIAEGTTVTRVDPGRVETDRGVVTCDRVVIAVEGYGAALAQTHRRILPLYSLMIATEPLPAAFWDEVGIPHGRTFSDYRHLLVYGQRTADDRFAFGGRGARYHFGSAIKPDYDRVDRVFAHLRRTLGELFPAIGDAQVSHTWGGPLGVPRDWHAAVRFDPATRIGWAGGYVGDGLSTTNLAGRTLADLLTGADTELTRLPWAGHRSPDWEIEPLRFLGANAGLVAMTAADVEERVTRRGSFVARVMGPLVGH; translated from the coding sequence GTGACCGACGCGCCGACCGCGGGCTACCGCGCGCTCTCGTACTGGCACGACTCCGTCGCGGCCGCGGGTGACGCTCTCGAGCGTCGCCCGGGCCTCGACGGGGATGCGGATGCCGACGTCGTCATCGTGGGCGGCGGGCTGACGGGCCTCTGGACCGCGTGGTACCTCTCCGAGCGCGAACCGGATGCGCGCATCCTCGTGCTCGAGAAGGAGATCGCGGGCTTCGGCGCCTCGGGCCGCAACGGCGGCTGGTGCTCGGCGCTCTTCCCGCGCTCGACGGCCTCGCTCGCCAAGAAGCACGGACGCGACGCCGCCCTCGCGATGCGCCGCGCGATGATCGACACGGTCGACGAGGTCGGCCGTGCATCCGTCGAGGCGGGCATCGACTGCGACTACGTGCGCGCCGGCACCGTCGTCTACGCGCGCTCGGCGGTGCAGGAGCGGGCGGCGCGCGCGGAGGTCGCGGATGCCGCGGAGTGGGGCGTCGACGAGCTCGAGTGGTGGGGCCCCGAGCGGGTCGCCGCCGTCGGCGCCGTCGGCGGGGTCTACGACCCCGCGTGCGCGCGACTCCACCCCGCGAAGCTCGTGCGCGGGCTCGCCGCGGCCGTCGAGGCGCGCGGCGTGCGGATCGCCGAGGGCACGACGGTCACGCGCGTCGACCCCGGTCGCGTCGAGACCGACCGCGGGGTCGTGACGTGCGACCGCGTCGTGATCGCCGTGGAGGGCTACGGCGCCGCGCTCGCCCAGACACACCGCCGCATCCTGCCCCTCTACTCGCTCATGATCGCGACCGAGCCCCTGCCCGCCGCGTTCTGGGACGAGGTCGGCATCCCGCACGGGCGCACCTTCAGCGACTACCGGCACCTGCTCGTCTATGGGCAGCGCACGGCCGACGACCGCTTCGCCTTCGGCGGCCGCGGCGCCCGCTACCACTTCGGCAGCGCCATCAAGCCCGACTACGACCGTGTCGACCGCGTCTTCGCGCATCTGCGGCGCACCCTCGGCGAGCTGTTCCCGGCGATCGGCGACGCGCAGGTCAGCCACACGTGGGGTGGGCCGCTCGGCGTGCCGCGCGACTGGCACGCGGCCGTGCGGTTCGACCCCGCGACGCGCATCGGATGGGCGGGCGGCTACGTCGGCGACGGCCTGTCGACGACGAACCTCGCGGGCCGCACCCTCGCCGACCTGCTCACGGGTGCCGACACGGAGCTCACGCGCCTGCCATGGGCGGGGCACCGCTCCCCCGACTGGGAGATCGAGCCGCTGCGGTTCCTCGGCGCGAACGCGGGGCTCGTCGCGATGACGGCCGCCGACGTCGAGGAGCGCGTCACGCGCCGGGGCTCGTTCGTCGCGCGCGTCATGGGGCCGCTCGTCGGGCACTGA